In Treponema denticola, one genomic interval encodes:
- a CDS encoding divergent PAP2 family protein, with product MLETMYKMQWTLFFSNPIFLSAITSWLMSQVIKTIFALFNSSIKNPIDFVELVLWRTGGMPSSHSALVASLTVSIGIRQGFDSDLFIFAFFMAVIVIRDAVGVRRSSGLQAKALNDLGSKFIEKNKEYSFRPVREIQGHKPVEAVAGIILGIITAILFAYFG from the coding sequence ATGTTGGAAACAATGTATAAAATGCAATGGACCTTATTTTTTTCTAATCCGATTTTTTTGTCGGCCATAACAAGCTGGCTTATGAGTCAGGTTATAAAGACTATTTTTGCATTATTTAATTCTTCAATAAAAAATCCCATTGATTTTGTAGAGCTCGTGCTTTGGAGGACAGGAGGCATGCCTTCCAGCCATTCTGCTCTAGTAGCTTCTTTAACGGTAAGTATAGGAATAAGACAGGGATTTGACTCTGACCTGTTTATCTTTGCTTTTTTTATGGCTGTTATAGTTATACGGGATGCTGTGGGTGTAAGAAGATCAAGCGGATTGCAGGCTAAGGCTTTAAACGATTTAGGCTCAAAATTTATCGAAAAAAATAAGGAGTATAGTTTTAGACCTGTACGCGAAATTCAAGGTCATAAACCGGTTGAAGCTGTTGCAGGTATAATTTTAGGTATTATTACCGCAATATTATTTGCATATTTTGGATAA
- a CDS encoding SLBB domain-containing protein, translating to MTDFLTFKRGREVLEYPKLSASFEGNAFLPPRAFIPIAVGTKSAPEPLVMRGESVKEGQIIARTEGPFSIGIYSSIPGILYDFVNFSLPNGKKIYSAAVILEGSFDILGRPSADYSWKEASYSEIINAITYAGIINTAHSSNIPLAYQIRNTLKKGPADIYINLFDKDPSSGLDSILFDNFFGKVAEGLGIIAKILNAASVTCIHKLSKAELPKLEKISASCEAFCNVKFINASNSYPLVQNNYLKNEGNIFLIDIPTAIYTYEVVKTNKPITAVYVLITGKAVNEPKVLNVRIGTPIGSLIEECGGFKTKPEQIILNGLVGGLSIDSLDIPVTSTLKSIHILGKEIVKKHSSSECINCGLCFNSCPLYLEPKKIVRYIESIGSIERENLDSDILKQIEICTGCACCSACCPARIPLSALIVDAAAKLKKGGF from the coding sequence ATGACAGATTTTTTGACGTTTAAGCGGGGCAGAGAGGTTTTAGAGTATCCTAAACTCTCAGCCTCATTTGAAGGCAATGCTTTTTTGCCTCCAAGGGCTTTTATCCCAATAGCCGTAGGAACCAAGAGTGCTCCGGAACCTCTTGTAATGAGAGGTGAATCCGTTAAAGAGGGACAGATTATAGCCCGTACCGAGGGGCCTTTTTCTATAGGCATATATTCTTCGATACCTGGAATTTTATATGACTTTGTGAATTTTAGTCTTCCTAACGGAAAAAAAATATATTCTGCAGCGGTAATACTTGAAGGTTCTTTTGATATACTTGGACGGCCTTCCGCTGATTATTCATGGAAAGAAGCCTCTTATTCTGAAATTATAAATGCAATAACTTATGCCGGAATTATAAATACGGCTCATAGTTCCAATATTCCTTTAGCATACCAAATAAGAAATACCTTAAAGAAAGGACCTGCCGATATTTATATAAATCTTTTTGATAAGGATCCGTCTTCGGGGCTTGACTCTATATTGTTTGATAATTTTTTTGGAAAAGTTGCCGAAGGACTTGGCATAATAGCCAAGATACTTAATGCTGCTTCCGTTACATGTATTCATAAATTGAGTAAAGCTGAATTGCCTAAGCTGGAAAAAATATCCGCTTCTTGCGAAGCTTTTTGCAATGTAAAATTTATAAATGCTTCAAATTCTTATCCATTAGTCCAAAATAATTATTTAAAAAATGAGGGAAATATTTTTTTAATCGATATACCTACGGCAATTTATACATATGAGGTTGTAAAGACAAATAAACCCATTACAGCCGTATATGTACTTATAACGGGAAAGGCTGTAAATGAACCTAAGGTTTTAAATGTTAGAATAGGCACTCCTATAGGAAGCCTTATTGAAGAATGCGGAGGTTTTAAAACAAAACCTGAACAAATTATTTTAAATGGGCTTGTAGGGGGGCTATCGATAGACAGTTTGGATATTCCTGTAACAAGTACATTAAAATCAATTCATATTTTGGGTAAAGAGATTGTAAAAAAACATTCTAGTTCGGAATGTATAAATTGCGGACTTTGTTTTAACTCTTGCCCCTTATATTTGGAGCCTAAAAAAATTGTAAGATATATCGAATCTATAGGATCTATCGAAAGGGAAAATTTAGACTCCGATATTTTAAAACAAATAGAAATTTGTACAGGATGTGCTTGCTGTTCAGCTTGTTGTCCTGCAAGGATTCCCCTATCTGCTCTTATAGTAGATGCCGCTGCCAAACTTAAAAAAGGAGGTTTTTGA
- a CDS encoding aldose epimerase family protein, translating into MKITTTEFGTFSNGNKALLFTIFNGKMILCCTNYGCCITGILLPSKNGGFDDVVLGYSSFIGYINNFPHFGSFIGRYAGRISNAEFTLGNQQYLLTPNDGGKHCLHGGYPFYDKVLYEAKTFKNRQEAGVVFSRTSPDGEQGFPGNLKIEVSYSLTPDNEIIIRYKAVSDKTTPVNFTNHSYFNLNPAGMQSNGSYVSVLNHEVQIFSEQYLETNQELIPTGKFLKIENTGYDFRKPRLLSEGVQEIGGSFDNSWVIKKEVSDHKTLAAIVKEPVTKRILTVYSTQPALIMYTGGFLNNELGKNGDVYNKFAGLCLESQSFPDSLHQPHFPNTVIKPGEIYEHETLWHFAF; encoded by the coding sequence ATGAAGATAACAACGACCGAATTCGGAACTTTTTCAAACGGAAATAAGGCCTTACTATTTACGATTTTTAACGGTAAGATGATACTCTGTTGTACTAATTACGGATGCTGTATTACGGGAATTCTTTTACCTTCAAAAAACGGCGGCTTTGACGATGTTGTTTTAGGATATTCGAGCTTTATCGGCTATATAAATAATTTTCCGCATTTCGGCTCTTTTATAGGCAGATATGCAGGCAGAATTTCAAATGCGGAATTTACTTTAGGGAATCAGCAATATCTTTTAACGCCCAATGACGGCGGTAAACACTGTCTTCATGGAGGTTATCCTTTTTACGATAAAGTCTTATATGAGGCAAAAACATTTAAAAACAGACAAGAAGCGGGAGTTGTTTTTTCGCGTACCTCTCCCGATGGAGAGCAGGGCTTCCCCGGAAATTTAAAAATTGAAGTAAGCTATTCTCTTACGCCGGATAATGAGATTATTATAAGATATAAGGCCGTGTCCGATAAAACGACACCGGTTAATTTTACAAATCACAGCTATTTTAACTTAAATCCTGCCGGAATGCAGTCTAACGGTTCCTATGTTTCGGTCTTAAATCATGAAGTTCAAATATTTTCCGAGCAATATCTTGAAACTAATCAAGAGCTTATTCCGACGGGTAAATTTTTAAAGATAGAAAATACGGGCTATGATTTTAGAAAACCGCGGCTTTTGAGCGAGGGCGTACAAGAAATAGGCGGAAGTTTTGATAACAGCTGGGTTATAAAAAAAGAAGTCAGCGACCATAAAACCTTGGCCGCAATAGTAAAAGAGCCCGTTACCAAGAGGATATTAACCGTCTACTCAACCCAACCTGCTCTTATAATGTATACGGGCGGTTTTCTTAACAATGAACTAGGTAAAAACGGAGACGTCTACAATAAATTTGCAGGCCTTTGCCTTGAAAGTCAATCCTTCCCGGATTCGTTACATCAGCCTCATTTCCCCAATACCGTAATTAAGCCGGGCGAAATTTATGAACACGAGACTCTTTGGCACTTTGCATTTTAA
- a CDS encoding pseudouridine synthase, whose protein sequence is MSRENKIFFICEDDSGRRLDRVVRKFLGNIPLSGIYSAIRQGKIKINGKKQKGSYLTKKDDEILIDHSLFDPVQSADDNVLKALNKKKESKPLLKPDIILKTDDLLFINKRSGEVIHGEKSLCEAVLKYFPPKEKSLSFKTGALHRLDKDTSGILTFSQSLKGAQLFSKALRQGKISKIYLGITEGKPSLKEFRNKIDGKECLSLVNVIEFSKQKNLSLVLFNLITGRKHQIRIQCAQFGTPLLNDKKHNPKQKKISPAFPKIVSGTYFLHAYKLIFKESLLDGLPLEITAPLPDRFKIVIKSLFGIEAEKINIT, encoded by the coding sequence ATGAGTAGAGAAAATAAGATTTTTTTTATATGTGAAGACGATTCAGGCAGAAGATTGGACAGGGTTGTCCGAAAATTTTTAGGAAATATACCTCTTTCAGGCATATATTCTGCAATCCGACAAGGGAAGATAAAAATAAACGGAAAAAAGCAAAAAGGCTCATATTTGACTAAAAAGGATGACGAAATTTTGATAGATCACAGTCTTTTCGATCCGGTACAATCAGCAGATGATAATGTTTTAAAGGCTTTGAATAAGAAAAAAGAGTCAAAACCTCTTTTAAAACCCGATATAATCCTAAAAACCGATGATTTGCTTTTTATCAATAAAAGGAGCGGAGAGGTAATACATGGAGAAAAAAGCCTTTGCGAGGCTGTATTAAAATATTTTCCTCCTAAGGAAAAAAGCCTTTCTTTTAAGACCGGAGCCCTGCATCGTCTGGATAAGGATACAAGCGGAATTTTGACCTTTTCTCAAAGCCTAAAAGGAGCCCAACTCTTTTCAAAAGCCCTCCGGCAAGGTAAAATAAGCAAAATATATCTGGGTATAACTGAAGGGAAGCCTTCTTTAAAAGAATTTAGGAATAAAATAGATGGAAAAGAATGTCTTAGCCTTGTAAATGTAATAGAATTTTCAAAACAAAAAAATTTAAGCCTTGTACTCTTTAATTTGATAACCGGAAGAAAACATCAAATAAGAATACAATGTGCCCAATTCGGAACACCCTTATTAAACGATAAAAAACACAACCCAAAGCAAAAAAAAATATCTCCGGCTTTTCCAAAAATAGTCTCTGGCACATACTTTCTCCACGCTTATAAGCTTATTTTTAAAGAAAGTTTATTAGATGGCTTGCCTCTCGAAATAACAGCTCCCCTGCCCGATCGCTTTAAAATCGTAATAAAAAGCCTTTTTGGCATAGAAGCTGAAAAAATAAATATAACATAA
- a CDS encoding NCS2 family permease has product MEKLFKLKEHKTTVRKEVIAGITTFLAMAYILAVNPGILSEAGMERGAVFTATALSAAIATLAMGLLANLPVALASGMGLNAFFTYSVVIGLGYSPSTALTAVFLEGVLFILLSAVNIREAIVKSIPLNLKKAVAAGIGIFITFIAFQNSGIIVDNPATLVGLGEFTWGSPAVLALIGLVITCALFILRVPGAILIGILITTIIGIPLKITVPFGGWDGWSPISLPSAPAVLNFDFSNVLSFKFFIVFVSFLFVDIFDTVGTLVGVATQADLVDKDGNIPKIKQAFLSDAIGTVVGAALGTSTVTSYVESTAGVAAGGRTGLTSVVTAGMFIIALLFSPIFLLIPAAATAPALIIVGFLMMTQAGEINYKDPTEGIPAFLTMIMMPFAYSVAEGIVYGVLSYVILKSIKGKFKEIPVVTWILFVIFILRFFVKF; this is encoded by the coding sequence ATGGAAAAGTTATTTAAACTGAAGGAGCACAAGACTACTGTGCGGAAGGAAGTTATTGCCGGTATTACAACTTTTTTGGCAATGGCTTATATTTTGGCTGTAAATCCCGGGATTTTGAGTGAAGCCGGAATGGAGAGGGGGGCTGTTTTTACCGCAACCGCTCTGTCCGCCGCTATTGCAACCCTTGCTATGGGCCTTTTGGCTAATCTGCCTGTTGCCCTTGCTTCAGGAATGGGATTAAATGCCTTTTTTACATATAGCGTTGTTATCGGCTTAGGTTATTCCCCGTCTACGGCATTAACGGCCGTATTTTTAGAAGGCGTTCTTTTTATTTTACTTTCAGCCGTAAACATCCGTGAAGCTATAGTAAAATCCATACCTCTTAATCTTAAAAAAGCTGTAGCCGCAGGTATAGGTATCTTTATAACATTTATTGCTTTTCAAAATTCGGGCATAATTGTCGATAATCCTGCGACCCTCGTAGGACTAGGAGAATTCACTTGGGGCTCTCCTGCCGTTTTAGCCCTTATCGGTTTGGTTATAACCTGTGCTCTTTTTATTTTAAGGGTACCGGGAGCAATCTTAATAGGTATTTTAATTACAACCATCATAGGCATTCCCTTAAAGATTACGGTTCCGTTTGGAGGCTGGGATGGCTGGTCTCCCATAAGTCTCCCCTCGGCTCCTGCCGTACTAAATTTTGACTTTTCAAATGTTCTTTCTTTTAAGTTTTTTATTGTATTTGTTTCATTCCTCTTTGTAGATATTTTTGACACGGTCGGAACCCTCGTAGGCGTTGCAACTCAGGCAGACCTTGTAGATAAAGATGGCAATATTCCAAAGATTAAGCAGGCCTTTTTATCGGATGCTATCGGAACGGTAGTAGGTGCAGCTCTCGGAACCTCAACGGTAACAAGCTATGTAGAAAGTACAGCCGGTGTTGCAGCCGGAGGAAGAACCGGTTTAACATCTGTGGTTACAGCCGGTATGTTCATCATTGCCTTGTTGTTTTCTCCGATTTTCTTATTGATTCCTGCTGCGGCCACCGCTCCTGCTTTAATAATAGTAGGCTTTTTGATGATGACCCAAGCAGGGGAAATAAACTATAAGGATCCTACAGAGGGTATCCCCGCATTTTTGACTATGATTATGATGCCCTTTGCCTATAGCGTTGCGGAAGGCATTGTATACGGAGTTTTATCATATGTTATTTTAAAATCTATAAAAGGCAAATTTAAAGAAATTCCGGTAGTTACATGGATATTATTTGTTATCTTTATTTTAAGATTTTTTGTTAAATTTTAA
- the cdaA gene encoding diadenylate cyclase CdaA yields MEFIRNITAFYSSYLRPVFDVLLLAFLMYKAYQILLKTQAIQLIKGAMSILVIYAIAMIFNLKTLLWILNTLSPGLVIGVAIVFQPELRKIFLKIGQSNWLRTGKHSNHSHIDSIVTAAEILSDKRRGMLVVFVRRNSLKDIIDTGTKLNADLSSSLLVTIFGHDTPLHDGAAVVQNGMVVSAGCFLPLSEQQDIRKSFGTRHRAAIGVSEETDAVVLVVSEETGALSLAYDSHLYYDLSADEVVAQLEQLLEIKKYFVQEESLDLAEALQDEN; encoded by the coding sequence ATGGAATTTATTAGAAACATTACAGCTTTTTATTCTTCCTACTTAAGGCCTGTTTTTGATGTGCTCTTACTTGCATTTTTGATGTACAAGGCCTATCAAATTTTATTAAAAACTCAGGCAATTCAGCTTATAAAGGGTGCAATGTCTATATTGGTGATTTATGCAATTGCCATGATTTTTAATCTTAAAACTCTTTTATGGATTTTAAATACCTTGAGTCCCGGACTTGTTATAGGTGTAGCCATCGTATTTCAACCCGAACTTCGTAAAATATTTTTAAAGATAGGGCAGAGCAACTGGCTTAGAACAGGAAAACACTCCAACCATAGTCATATAGACTCTATTGTTACGGCTGCCGAAATCTTATCCGATAAAAGGCGGGGAATGTTGGTAGTTTTTGTACGCCGAAATAGTTTAAAGGATATTATAGATACGGGCACAAAACTAAATGCGGATCTTTCATCGAGTTTACTTGTTACTATTTTCGGACATGATACACCGCTCCATGACGGAGCTGCTGTTGTACAGAACGGAATGGTAGTTTCGGCCGGTTGTTTTCTTCCGCTTTCGGAGCAGCAGGATATAAGGAAAAGCTTTGGAACCCGTCACAGAGCGGCAATCGGAGTTTCCGAAGAAACGGATGCCGTTGTTCTTGTCGTATCCGAAGAAACAGGAGCTTTAAGCCTTGCCTATGATTCCCACCTTTATTACGATTTGAGTGCCGATGAAGTTGTAGCTCAGCTTGAGCAGCTTTTAGAAATAAAAAAATATTTTGTTCAAGAAGAATCCTTAGATTTAGCGGAGGCCTTGCAGGATGAAAATTAA
- a CDS encoding RnfABCDGE type electron transport complex subunit D — protein sequence MKTYSDITLTAAPFVYTRLPASKINICILSLLGIQILILALSADLYALLNIIFSVLGVIFIENLIRYLNGSKLSLSLETIISGVLIGFFMPTEIGFIFVFALSAFSLFITKTVFGGIGKNWINPTAFAVCIAYISHPEAFPPVLANFSLLRENGSFFAVMEANGLIRLKADFTITSFFNSLILHSVGVTLPEGYISLFLNSTSVIPAFRYNIITLLSSIVLFSVKAVDFILPAAFIAVYSLLVWVFGMVPVSHTYFTGDILSALLTGGVLFSAFFVMTEPSSSPKTKYGKLMVGTLMGLFGFFICVQGASPAGIFFTIILTNIISPLIERLEIKIQAKKRSRYE from the coding sequence ATGAAAACCTATTCGGACATAACTTTAACTGCTGCTCCATTTGTATATACCCGATTGCCGGCTTCTAAAATAAATATCTGTATTCTTTCTCTTTTAGGAATTCAAATTTTAATCCTTGCCTTAAGTGCAGACCTTTATGCTCTCTTAAATATAATTTTTTCGGTTTTAGGCGTGATATTTATTGAAAATTTAATCAGGTATTTAAACGGTTCAAAGCTAAGCTTATCTCTTGAAACTATAATCTCAGGAGTTTTGATAGGCTTTTTTATGCCTACAGAAATAGGATTTATTTTTGTTTTTGCTTTAAGTGCTTTTTCATTATTTATTACAAAAACAGTTTTTGGAGGTATAGGCAAGAATTGGATAAATCCTACCGCCTTTGCTGTATGTATTGCATATATTTCACATCCTGAAGCCTTTCCTCCTGTTCTTGCAAATTTTTCCCTTTTAAGGGAAAACGGGAGCTTTTTTGCCGTCATGGAAGCTAATGGTCTTATACGGCTTAAAGCTGATTTTACCATTACCTCTTTTTTTAATTCTCTTATATTGCATAGTGTAGGTGTAACCCTTCCTGAAGGTTATATAAGTCTATTTTTAAATTCCACATCGGTTATACCGGCATTTAGGTATAATATAATTACCTTGCTTTCTTCAATTGTGTTATTTTCGGTTAAGGCTGTTGATTTTATTCTTCCGGCAGCATTTATTGCCGTTTATTCTTTGTTGGTATGGGTTTTCGGCATGGTCCCTGTTTCACATACATATTTTACGGGCGATATACTATCGGCTCTTTTGACTGGAGGCGTTTTATTTTCTGCTTTTTTTGTTATGACAGAGCCTTCATCTTCTCCAAAAACAAAATATGGAAAGCTTATGGTCGGGACTTTAATGGGGCTCTTCGGGTTTTTTATTTGTGTTCAAGGTGCTTCTCCGGCAGGCATTTTTTTTACAATAATTCTTACAAATATTATCTCCCCTTTAATTGAAAGACTGGAGATAAAAATACAGGCTAAAAAAAGGAGCCGATATGAATAA
- a CDS encoding phosphate/phosphite/phosphonate ABC transporter substrate-binding protein yields MKHKIILFLAAICLLFGCTKNETQKPVTMVFLPNESSDAMKDARQAFMEIISEAVGRPVEIKTTTDYNIALEAIISGNADMAYIGAEGYINAHKRNPAIVPVVTNSGPSGTLEDALYYSFIAVRTEDAAQYKDGAGYDLNRLKGKSISFVSTSSTSGFVIPATLLVKKFGINSTDELIQGNSVFSKVLFAGSHQGSQVNLFRKDADAAAFAIPQTIGVYDLIEGEAYQTGAAYKVVEGAIEPFDKFPGSEITIIQSIPVLNAPIVMNTKTLSPEEQKKIQEALTSEKTANNPGIFKIKDSDKKGMYPKYTEKTKLVKTTDAWYDKIRNLTK; encoded by the coding sequence ATGAAACACAAAATTATATTATTTTTGGCAGCTATCTGCCTCCTTTTCGGTTGCACCAAAAACGAAACACAAAAACCGGTTACCATGGTATTTTTGCCGAATGAATCAAGCGATGCCATGAAAGATGCTCGGCAAGCTTTTATGGAAATAATAAGCGAAGCTGTAGGCCGTCCCGTCGAAATCAAAACGACAACGGATTATAACATAGCCTTAGAAGCAATTATATCCGGAAATGCAGACATGGCTTATATCGGAGCCGAGGGTTATATAAATGCCCATAAAAGAAATCCGGCCATTGTACCGGTAGTAACCAATTCAGGGCCCAGCGGTACATTGGAAGATGCACTATACTACAGCTTTATAGCGGTAAGAACGGAAGACGCAGCTCAATATAAAGATGGAGCCGGCTATGACTTAAACCGCTTAAAAGGAAAAAGCATTTCATTTGTTTCTACAAGCTCTACATCTGGCTTTGTAATTCCTGCGACCCTGCTCGTAAAAAAATTCGGCATAAACAGTACCGATGAGCTTATTCAAGGAAATTCCGTTTTTTCTAAGGTGCTATTTGCTGGTTCCCATCAAGGCTCTCAAGTTAATCTATTTAGAAAGGATGCAGATGCCGCAGCCTTTGCAATTCCTCAAACAATAGGGGTCTATGATTTAATTGAAGGAGAAGCCTATCAAACAGGAGCCGCTTATAAGGTTGTAGAAGGAGCTATAGAACCCTTTGACAAGTTTCCCGGAAGCGAAATTACCATAATCCAATCAATTCCGGTTTTAAATGCCCCAATAGTCATGAATACAAAGACCCTGTCCCCCGAAGAACAGAAAAAAATACAGGAGGCTCTTACCTCCGAAAAAACGGCAAATAATCCCGGTATTTTTAAAATAAAAGACTCCGACAAAAAAGGAATGTATCCCAAATACACGGAAAAAACAAAACTAGTTAAAACCACAGATGCTTGGTACGATAAAATCAGAAATTTAACAAAATAA
- a CDS encoding holo-ACP synthase, with translation MILGLGIDIVEVSRLEKWLKDNKLLQRFFSEEEIEYVLSKENGAARSLAVRFAAKEAFGKALGTGLAGIKLKDIVVVNDRTGRPFLKVSGTALEALKKKGGAALHLSLSHEKTTAAAVVIIEA, from the coding sequence ATGATACTCGGGCTTGGAATAGATATAGTTGAGGTTTCCCGCCTTGAAAAATGGCTGAAGGATAATAAGCTGCTTCAAAGGTTTTTTAGTGAAGAAGAAATTGAATACGTGCTTTCTAAAGAGAATGGAGCAGCCCGTTCTTTGGCTGTCCGCTTTGCTGCAAAAGAAGCTTTTGGGAAGGCTCTTGGAACGGGTCTCGCAGGCATAAAGCTAAAAGATATAGTTGTTGTAAATGATAGAACAGGACGGCCTTTTTTAAAAGTTTCCGGAACTGCCCTTGAAGCTTTAAAGAAAAAGGGCGGGGCAGCTCTTCATCTTTCACTAAGCCATGAAAAAACGACCGCCGCCGCCGTTGTTATAATCGAAGCTTGA
- a CDS encoding CdaR family protein: MKIKKIFDRLTENWLAKVISFALAIVLVQLYKGSLLEKKYFYIPLVIENSGDLVPAVNIPRLVKISVWGDSTVIAPIMEEHITAYMDLSSITSPGEYRIPIQAKLKGLASDVSDFEVQVEPSEIKLVLEQSLSKRVNVYLSLGGTPAENYEVYERDVDPSTVEIRGPVSVVSKIEDLSTNSVQIDNRKTGFSGYADIFTPNPLISIVGTSKIAYSLKIREIVTIQKYEDIVLYFDNLNETLEIISEIPLGNLSVRGAKSIIDSWIPPSTVLRVSCANITKPGVYSLPVQAVVPGKLSLIDAAPKNIQFEVKLREAKSSD, encoded by the coding sequence ATGAAAATTAAAAAAATATTTGACCGCTTAACAGAGAATTGGCTTGCAAAGGTTATAAGTTTTGCCCTTGCTATAGTGCTGGTACAGCTTTATAAGGGCAGCCTTTTGGAAAAGAAGTATTTTTATATTCCCCTCGTAATAGAAAATTCGGGAGACCTTGTTCCGGCTGTTAATATTCCTAGACTGGTCAAGATTTCGGTTTGGGGGGATTCGACGGTTATAGCTCCGATTATGGAAGAGCACATTACTGCTTATATGGACTTATCTTCAATTACAAGCCCGGGAGAATACCGTATTCCAATTCAGGCAAAATTAAAAGGGCTGGCTTCAGATGTAAGCGATTTTGAGGTACAGGTGGAGCCTTCAGAGATAAAACTTGTTCTTGAGCAAAGTTTATCAAAAAGAGTAAATGTTTATCTAAGCTTAGGCGGAACTCCTGCTGAAAATTATGAAGTATATGAAAGAGATGTGGACCCTTCTACTGTTGAGATTAGGGGGCCGGTTTCAGTAGTCAGCAAAATTGAAGATTTATCTACCAATAGCGTACAAATTGATAATAGAAAAACAGGTTTTTCAGGATATGCCGATATCTTTACTCCTAATCCCCTTATTTCAATAGTTGGGACTTCAAAAATTGCCTATTCATTGAAGATTAGAGAAATTGTTACTATTCAAAAATATGAAGATATTGTTTTGTATTTTGATAACCTAAATGAAACCCTTGAAATAATAAGCGAAATTCCTTTAGGAAATCTCAGTGTAAGAGGCGCTAAATCCATCATTGATTCTTGGATACCTCCTTCTACGGTTTTACGCGTCAGCTGTGCGAATATAACAAAGCCCGGCGTGTACAGCCTGCCGGTTCAGGCCGTAGTTCCCGGAAAACTTTCTCTTATAGATGCTGCCCCTAAAAATATACAGTTTGAAGTTAAACTGCGCGAAGCTAAATCTTCCGACTAA